From the Coffea eugenioides isolate CCC68of chromosome 1, Ceug_1.0, whole genome shotgun sequence genome, the window NNNNNNNNNNNNNNNNNNNNNNNNNNNNNNNNNNNNNNNNNNNNNNNNNNNNNNNNNNTGTATACAGAAGATTGTGCGTTAAACTTTGATTAGCTAGTCATAAATAGAGTATGCTAtcctaattttctttctttttcctcaatTCTAGTACAATATTTACTTTCTTATCTGGAAAGGCTAATGGTTTTGTTCTTCCAATCAATCAGAAAGGTAGTGCCATTTgtgtctttttatttttatcttgttTATCATCACCCGCAGATTCATTGCCCTTTTTTATTTCCTTCTCAGCTCTGGTTTCAACCTTGAAAATAGGCTTTCTAGGAGTTGTAGATAATCCAATCCCAAAGTTGAATATATACAGTCAAGACTAATGACTAATAAACTTGaggaaaaaatcaaaatcatgtAATGCCAACTTTTAATGGGAACCTTGGAGAACTAATGAACATTCAATATAACAAACACATATAAATCACTAATAACAACTGGAAGCTGGAAAACCAACCACTTCAAATTGCTTCTATTGCTACCAACATACCTGTTAATGAGACAAAAGAACTAAACCCTTGGAATTTTGAAGATTTTCAGGGACTAGTGCTCTTCCACTCCTGTTCCCTAGTTTCCTTGAATAAAACTTCCTTCAGCTAATTAACTTCGTCGAACATTTTTAGGGACCAATGCTTTTCGACTCCTATCCCCTAGTTATCATGAATAAAACTTCCTTGGGTTAATTAACTTCATTTATAAGATGTTAATCGAGTAGGAAAttgattttttgtatatatAAATTGATTTGAGAATATTAAAGTCGTCTGAATTTTTATATACAAGTAATCCGTTGATGGAATCAAATTAATGAGGGTATTTTGGGATtacaaaaaaaggaagaaatatgattatattatatagtaatagatttatatacttttttttaagTGGGAGGTTTTAAATTTAGGATCTCCTATTTAAAATCTCTCCCCCCTTACTGCCCTACCCAACCCTCCCCTGATATATATACTTCtttaaacaaatttttattcatttctaAAGCAAAGTATTATAATTAATGACTAGTGCTactgtaattttttttctttacttttctttttagaAATGTTAATTTACATGAGCAATCTACTTTATTATACAACATACTGTTACAATCCTTAATTAAtcccaagattttttttttggctaatcCCAAGCTTTGTTTCAACTCTCTTTCAACTTTACGTTGTAGTTGAGATTAATGGCAAATTTTTGCCAAAGCAATATGACTCTTTACACTATTAGATAACACTGCTATGAGTGTACTAAAAACTAGATATGTTTAAGATTTGAATCGTGTGTCTAGCAGTTGGAAGTGAAAAGGGTGTGAGGAAGagtagaaaaatttttaaaaaaaatgatagtcGAAACCTTCAGTAATCAATCAATAATACCAACTTACCATTGCGATTATTCTTGTCCATGAATGTAGGTGAACTAGTACCCTCCAATATAAGGATTTTTGGAGAGTCGTGAAAGTGACATTTGTCAAAAGCATCTATACTGTTGGGTTTGGTAGCCCCGTAAACAAAAGCCCAATTGGTTGAAGTTAATTTGACTTAGAAAACCAATGATTACTGCTAGTAGCCGTGGACTTCTTTCTTGGAAATGGAAATATAAGCTTCAGCTACAATTGATCCGTTGATCAATGCGAGGTTCATCAACTGTGAGCAAAGAAAAAAGCCagcaaccaaccattgaaaagaaacgaagagagagaaaattgggGAGAGAAACTATAGAGAGAAATAACTTCAAGGCCTTGATCGAATAGTGATTCGAAATCCGATTGAGACAAAATTTTAATCACGCGATCCTCTCATCAACCTCTACCCATCTATTGGTTCAAGTTTGgatttcttcttcatttggtAATACCCTTTCAAATCCACTTCTTTGATATTTGTAGTTTTTGGGAGATGATTTTGTAGCAATTTTGCTTGGTTAATGTTGGTGATGTTGTTATCATCCGGATATTCGAGTAGACTTATGTATTTCCATTACTGTGATAGTGGAGGTTTTTTTACTAGATTAGATCTtgtgatttttttaatttgggaggggtcgtcacagatggtatcagagcctaggtttgaattggcctgggcgGATTGAGTGAGTGTAGTTGTGATGGCTTAAGTGCGAGTATTTAAGTGTGAAACCCTAAAGTGTTAGGTGGTAGATCTTGCTTCATTTGTTTAAGTTTCTTCTTGATGCTTGATTGTAATGTAGGAATGAATGGAAACAGTGGAAATAAGAACCATGAGCGGTCTCGTCGAGTCCTTAGCCACCAAGTACGTCTAGGAGGATCCTATATTTGACCTGAGAAGTTGATTGAAGAGATTGGCTTAATGAGTGTTGTCATGGACTAGTTCCATACATGTTTGGCTTGGGTTTCTATAGTGAATAGCTAACTTGAAAATTTGATGGTTGTCCCTGTTTGGAGTTTAATCCTTGTAAGGATCTTATCATGTGTGCTACGTATGGCTATTCTTGGGTTTGAGTGAGGAGTTCCATTTTGTGACTCATAAGTAAGGACAGACTTGATAGTTCTATTGAAAGGGATCATATTATTGGGATATGTATACCCGACAATTAGTGTGAGATAGGTTATGATCACTCTCAAGTGACACCCTGAACTTGTGCGAGtaaaggtaggaatttcgaggacgaaattcttttaagggaaagtgagtgtgagaccccgaaattttacttgtctttatagctcttatttgaacttacttggcttagattcttggttgttttaatggttgaatttgagctaagggagtgaattttgttaagaaaagtttcataatctcaagttggtagaaaatctggaaattttcgcaggaggctctgcgcagctttggaaaattggctataacttcgtacaggaaagtcagaattgagttccgtttgttgcgtttgaaactagattcatagagtTTCCTTCGATataaaattcagagtttgattcaatctctataaattctagaaaattggcaaattttactgaaaattctgccctacaCAAGTAAacgtaggaatgttgtagtagattatggctcaatttggactaacttatgagttgaatttctttgaggtgtcttctaaagattattagtatgtGAAGTCTAGTTCTTAATAGGCCAAGTCGTATGAAATTTTGATacttataactcaagttatgatttttctaaaggaagggcataagttagggttttttgtgcatactagggtttttggtgtgttttttgtgcattttggtagtgtgatcacttggtgagatatgtgtactaaatttggtggataagaatgagtattaggtaagaaaagtgtgtgattagaagtaataataataagttagtgaatcataagtgaaAACTTTAGTatgtgcgagttaaggaaaaacggtgagAACCagacatttttcttattttctagcccTTATTTTCATTCCGTGcatacattttctatacttttctctattatattaattttctagctattttataagggaattaagtTCCAAGACATTTTTCcggtataagttagttcatgtgacatTAGTAATGTATATTGGACgcgggacccgctagtgcggtacgTGCGATAATTTTTGACAACTAGTTGGTGAACTATGGAGTTAGTTGCAAAGATTAAAAGTTATTGGGGCCATAGTGTGAGGATTAGCAAAGTAAGATACTAGGAACCTTAGAGCCTCTAGGATTTTCCTAAGCTCAATTTTGATTGATGGAGAAAAAGTATCTTTGACTTTAGCTTAAATATCTAAGTTATtagtaaatgaaaggaaaaaaaacaaagccaaattaagaggaaaaagagagagggaggcCATGAGTTTCAtggagagagcaagagaaaagcTTCAACTTTGGGTTcttaatttcttgctcaatcttgcaaactaaccaacagattcaccaaataatccataGAAGTCACTACTACAAAAATGATCTTTAGTCACACACTTACTATGACATTTTCTTAAAAGTGTCACAACAGAGAGTTAATGTAACATGCAGTAGGGAACGTCATTACAGTGACAAAGAAAATGACGAGTACGACGTCGTATCACTCTAATTCGTCCAAATAGAAgtaaaaagtgaaaaacaaatGCGGGAAAGAGAATGGCGCTACACTTCAGCGCCatttttttgggggaaaaaatCTAACAACTCCAATGAACCCACTGAACTTTACTCTTTGTTCATCCGAGTTCTCTCTCCTAAAATCTTCAATCACATTAACTCTCTCTGAAAAAAGCCAAAATCCTTCACCCCTCTAACAACCGAATCCCTtgtttctttccctttcttctaTCCGATTTTTAATTCTCCCCAATTTGAAGACaaaaatgtaatatttgagatctGTCAGCCCGAAGTGCAACGGTGGAGGACGGTGTTCATTGGAAATCGCCAACAACTCTCAGGACTTGTTCTTCTACTTACAACAACATCTGAAGGAAGATTACTACCAGGTAACCTATACATTTTAGACAAaattaataacttttttttattactcTATTTCTTCTCCGGAGACGGCGTGGGACATGGGGCAGGAGCAAGATGGGTGACAGAGGGTAGCCCAGGCGGTGCCTTGCTAAAAATTATCACCCAACTCGACATTCATTTTGGGTGCTACTTTTTTTGCCCCCTATAACTAAAATTTTAATTGGATTCATTCCTCTGCCACTCTTCGGCTGCCTCAGAGAACCTCGACTCTGGTAACAAAATTGCCGTTCCTCATTCCCTTCGCCGCCGTTAGACCCAGAAAATTGGACCTTTTGTAACTGCAAAAGAATGGTGCGAATAGCTGAGGCTAGAAAAATGAGATCTTTAGGCTCATCATACGCTTGTTTGGAGTTTTTGAGTTATCAATCTCTACAAAGATGCTTAGTCAGCGGAACTGCAAAAGGGAAATCTAAAATCAAAGGATCACAGCCATTGAAGAGATCGAAGGTAACAACCAATAAAGGAACTGGGTCGGGTGATTCGAATCAAAAAGAAGGTGGGCCTagaaaaaaatctgaatttgaTGAATTGGTCGACGAGTGCTTGGCTTTGACTTCCCCAATCAGATTCTTGAAGCATAAGGAAAAAGCTAGGGAAGCTGAGAGAGAAAAGATGGGGCTGAAAAGTAAGGTAATGATTACACTTGGTTGATGAGTATAGCAGGGTTCTGATTACGCTGGGCTTGCCAAGGAGTATAGCAGGGTTCTGATGAGGAAGCATAGAGCTAGACAGGCTGCTGAGTCTGCATTCTTGAGGTGTAAGAAAGAAGCTATTGAGGCATTACCCGAGGGTCTGAAGGCTGCTGCTTTGGTCCCCAATTTGACACCCTTTCCGGCGAATTGATTTATGGCCAATTTTCACCTCCTATTGAAGGGTATATCGAGAAGGTTAAGGCGGCAGCCAAGAGGAGTTCTGGCAAGGAAAAACTTAGATGATcgcttgaaattttttttattactttcttTTTGGGTTTCTTTTTACTGCATTTACTGTCTTCttgctgaattttctggttctatttattttatggtgcattttcaaatttcactttCTTTACAAATATGTGCCTTCTCTTCTGGCTACAAGAATTCTTGCTGTAATTGAGTTTATTGTGAAGAAGAGTGGCTTTTTAGTCATCTTTGCA encodes:
- the LOC113765743 gene encoding uncharacterized protein LOC113765743 produces the protein MVRIAEARKMRSLGSSYACLEFLSYQSLQRCLVSGTAKGKSKIKGSQPLKRSKVTTNKGTGSGDSNQKEGGPRKKSEFDELVDECLALTSPIRFLKHKEKAREAEREKMGLKSKEYSRVLMRKHRARQAAESAFLRCKKEAIEALPEGLKAAALVPNLTPFPAN